The genomic interval CACCGCCCAGGTCAACGAATACGCCGTAGCTGGTGATGTTCTTAACAGTACCCTCAAGGATCTGACCCTTCTCCAGCTTAGAGATAATCTCCTGCTTCTGAGCCTCGAGCTCCTGCTCGATGAGAGCCTTGTGAGAAACAACCACGTTGCGGAACTCCTGGTTGATCTTAACAACTTTGAACTCCATAGTCTTGCCAACGAACTGGTCGTAGTCGCGTATGGGATGAACGTCGATCTGTGAGCCGGGCAGGAAAGCCTCGATGCCAAACACATCAACAATCATACCACCCTTAGTGCGGCACTTGATGTAGCCCTGGATGATTGCCTGGCTCTCGAGAGCCTCGTTGACACGATCCCAAGACTTAGACATGCGAGCCTTCTTGTGAGAAAGGATCAGCTGACCCTTCTTGTCCTCAGCACTCTCAACGTAAACCTCTACTACGTCACCAACCTTCAGGTCGGGGTTGTAGCGGAACTCGCTGCTAGGAATGATACCATCGCTCTTGTAGCCGATGTTTACCACTACTTCCTTCTTGTCAACAGAGATAACCTTACCGTCAACTACCTGATGGTCTGCCACCTTGTTGAGAGTCTCGTCGTAGGCCTTGTCAAGTTCTTCCTTGCTTACGTTGGCTACGGTGCCGTTTTCAAACTCGTCCCAGTTGAAATCCTGCAACGGCTGAACGTTCTTTGTTAATTCTGACATGTTAATTAAAATGTTTCGCCCCACCTTATTTATATATAGTGAAGCATTAAGACCTGAACAGACGTTTACCAGATCTGTTTTTTATTGGTTAAACAATAAGAGAGTCTGCGCCTGTCCAGGCTCCCCCCGCCCATACTTGGGCAAATTGAGGTGCAAAGGTACAACTATTAATTAACAATCAACGCTCAGAATTGTAATTAATTAATACTTTTACGTTTATTTAACTATACAAGTCTTACACAAAAGGAGAATACCAAGAGTCATTTGCGAATAATCTTTGGCCTAAACACCGTCAGCGTTTAATAAGAACTCTACTAGCGTTTAGTAAGAACTCTACTAGCGTTTAGTAAGAACTCTACTAGCATTTAGTAAGAACTTAATATTAATCAGCAAACGATTGCGACTCACTCATGATGATAGGGCTCACCCTTAATGATTGTACAAGCACGATATAGTTGCTCAAGGAAGATGGTGCGTACCATCTGATGAGAGAAGGTGAGTCGCGAAAGCGACAATTGCTCGTTGGCACGGGCATAGACAGCAGGCGAAAAACCATAGGGGCCACCGATAATAAAGACAAGACGACGCGCGATGGACTGCTTTTTCTCAAGCCACTGCGCCAGCTCAATGCTACGAGGCTCACGTCCATGTTCATCGAGCAGCACAACAGTATCAGAAGGCTGCAACAGTCTAAGTATCTGCTCACCCTCAGCAGTCTTCTGCTGTTCCTCTGTGAGACTCTTTGTATTTTTCAGCTCAGGAATAACGGTAATCGAGAACGGCATGTAATGAGTCACGCGTTCACTATAGTCGGCTACGAGTTTCTGAAACTCTTTACTGACCGTCTTGCCTACTAATATCAGTTCTGTTTTCATCTCTCAAATTCTAGCACTACTTTATCGTCTCTTTCTCCAGAAACTCCTGCCATTGTGGTTCATATCCATTGAACACGTTGACATCTACCTTAGGCACTATGCCGCTGACTGAAGCATCGGCAGAGAGCTGCCAGAGGGCAAGGTGAACGCCAGGCTTATACTCGCCATAGCGGGCTATCCACACAAGATAGTTATCCATCAGATAGGGGTCCTTTGACAGGTGATCATTAATGAAACCCTGATTGACATAAAGGATTGGTCGCACGCGGAGTCTGTTCTGCACAATGGCAATCCACGCCCTCACTTCCTTCAGCAGAGCTTCCGTGCCACCCATCTTCTTCACCTGACTGTTCGTTGGTTCTATGTCAAGCACTGGCGGAAGGTCACCACGACGGAAAGTGGTGTTCTTCAGGAAGTAGTCGGCCTGTGCCCTACCCGACCTTATGGTAGAGAAGAAATGGTAGGCGCCAACAGGTATGCCATGCTTATGAGCAGCAGCATAATCCTGATGGAAATACTGGCTACGTATGGTTGTGCCTTGAGTAGATTTTATTATCACGAAGCGAACCGGATAGTTCACATCACCAGCCAAGGCGTCATTAATACGACGTCCAAGATGAACCACACGCAGGTGAGGCCAGCTGATGCCATAGCGACGACGTCCTTTCTCATGCTGGTAGCGCGATATGTCTATACCATAGATACGATCGCTGGTATGCATTATGCGCTCCCCACGAAAACGATTCTTCTTCCATGTACCTGCCTGAAGATTCTTCGCAGAGACGCTAAAGCCAAAGCCCTCACGCATATCATTCTCCCAGTGTCCCTCATAGTAAACGCCATCCACGCCAAGATAGCATCCATGTCCTCTTGCCTGCAGGTTACTATCAAACTGTCCTGCGTGTAAGCCGTTCTTGTCAACACGAAAACCGGAGGCGAGAGAATCGCCCTCCCACGTACATATATATATACGTCCCACGCCGTCCTTTGTAACACAATAGCCCAGACGTCGGTTTATGCCACGATTAAAGAGTCCGAAGGGGCTCAGCTTACCTTTTGGCACATATGAAGCGAGCATAGCGTTACGCTCAACAGCATATCGGCTCACGATGTCATATCCCTCATCGCTCATGTTATGACGTTTGAGATAGTAGTCAAGCTCTGCATCATAACGGCTCTTTCGCTCAGCATATTCTGCCGAGTCGAGTTTCTCCACCACAAAAGAATCAACATCTATTGTGACAGAAGCGGAATCTTTTACTACAGTCTCCTCTTCTGAGCGTTGTTGGCTTTCACCACACCCAACCAACAATGCGGCTAAAAATATGATAAAACAAAGATTCTTTCTCATAATTGATGCAAAAATACAAATATAAAATGGTATTTGAACGATTTTTCGAAAAAAGTTGCGAAAAAATTTGGAGGGTTCAAAAAAAGTCCTTACCTTTGCACTCGCTTTTAAGGAAACAACACTTAAAACGCAGGAACGGAGGTTCCGTAGCTCAACTGAATAGAGCATCTGACTACGGATCAGAAGGTTGTGGGTTTGAATCCCGCCGGAATCACAAGAGAGAGGTTTAAGACCT from Prevotella sp. E13-27 carries:
- a CDS encoding GH25 family lysozyme, encoding MRKNLCFIIFLAALLVGCGESQQRSEEETVVKDSASVTIDVDSFVVEKLDSAEYAERKSRYDAELDYYLKRHNMSDEGYDIVSRYAVERNAMLASYVPKGKLSPFGLFNRGINRRLGYCVTKDGVGRIYICTWEGDSLASGFRVDKNGLHAGQFDSNLQARGHGCYLGVDGVYYEGHWENDMREGFGFSVSAKNLQAGTWKKNRFRGERIMHTSDRIYGIDISRYQHEKGRRRYGISWPHLRVVHLGRRINDALAGDVNYPVRFVIIKSTQGTTIRSQYFHQDYAAAHKHGIPVGAYHFFSTIRSGRAQADYFLKNTTFRRGDLPPVLDIEPTNSQVKKMGGTEALLKEVRAWIAIVQNRLRVRPILYVNQGFINDHLSKDPYLMDNYLVWIARYGEYKPGVHLALWQLSADASVSGIVPKVDVNVFNGYEPQWQEFLEKETIK
- the rlmH gene encoding 23S rRNA (pseudouridine(1915)-N(3))-methyltransferase RlmH — its product is MKTELILVGKTVSKEFQKLVADYSERVTHYMPFSITVIPELKNTKSLTEEQQKTAEGEQILRLLQPSDTVVLLDEHGREPRSIELAQWLEKKQSIARRLVFIIGGPYGFSPAVYARANEQLSLSRLTFSHQMVRTIFLEQLYRACTIIKGEPYHHE